The following are encoded together in the Pseudomonas sp. IB20 genome:
- a CDS encoding non-ribosomal peptide synthetase, protein MSISELLATLKTKDIQLALKGEQLSVQGNKQALSDPATLAALREHKPALIALIKAGEYSTTKAGEVQVPANGIPAGAERITPAMLTLSTLSQEEIDRIVVTVEGGVANIQDIYPLAPLQEGILFHHVSAEQGDPYVMQSQFAFDSLARFEAFAQALQQVMNRHDILRTGVVWDGLQQPSQVVWRQAQLPVQALVLDPADGDIAAQLHALFDARHYRLDVTQAPLLRLVRAEDPAHQRIVATLLFHHMALDHSALEVVCHELQACLLGQGAALGQAVPFRNYVAQARLGISEQEHESFFRQMLGDISEPTLPFGLQDVQGDARGIAEVSLPLAPALGLRLRAQARLLGVSAASLFHMGWAQVLAVLAGKQQVVFGTVLMGRMQGSHDTDRALGIFINTLPFRVDVGAEDVRAGVKATHARLTTLLRHEHAALALAQRCSGVVAPTPLFSALLNYRHSAPAASAAAVSAWQGIAALSAEERTNYPLTLSVDDLGEGFGLSVLASTLVDPQRVCAYLQTALENLVTALEQAPHTPLNHVSVVPAAEQQQLLQQFNATQVEFPQGTTLHGRIEAQAARTPEAIAAVHQGRQLTYAELNQQANLLAHHLLALGVKPDDRVAIVARRGLDTLAGLLAILKAGACYVPVDPSHPAERLNYLLTDSDPVAVLTQQALLDRLPALDVPVINLDRFTWQHHSASNPKVNVTPSNLAYVIYTSGSTGLPKGVMVEHHTVANLVDWHCRAFDLCAGRHTASVAGFGFDAMAWEVWPALCVGATLHLPPANDGAEDIDALLAWWCAQPLDVCFLPTPVAEYAFSQQIEHPTLRTLLIGGDRLRQFARAQRFELINNYGPTEATVVATSGKVEVGQPLHIGTPIANATVYLLDEQQRPVPLGVAGELYVGGKGVARGYLNRPELTAERFLQDPFNAGRMYRTGDLARWLPDGNIEYLGRNDDQVKVRGVRIELGEIETQLNQLPGIQEAVVWVREERLIAYFTANPQLDPLAVGDIRAHLVAHLPDYMVPVAYVKLDALPLTANGKLDRKALPAPDMAAVFTREYQAPQGEIETVLAHIWADVLQVERVGRRDHFFELGGHSLLAMRMVSQVRQRLGVELSLGDLFANAELAAVAEVLARAGRSTLPDILPANRDEDVPLSFAQQRLWFLALMDGANTAYNIPIGLRLRGQLHVEALQRALARIVARHETLRSRFAQHGDDAQVLIVPAEDVLPLQVQDLRRHPQPQQALDALIQGEASAPFDLERGPLLRGRLVVMADDHHVLLLTLHHIVSDGWSMGVLTRELMALYQAFSHGLPDPLPALPIQYGDFAVWQRLWLSGEVLQRQSTYWQQALAGAPALLTLPTDRPRPAQQDYAGSSVEVRLDERLTAGLKALSQRHGTTLYMTLMSAWASLLARLSGQPDLVIGSPVANRTRSEVEGLIGLFVNTLAVRIDTSGALSTEALLARVRALTLEAQAHQDLPFEQVVEITRPVRSLAHSPLFQTLLSWQDSSAPTLALGDLALEGIVESSHFAKFDLSLNLGEVQGSILGALEYAVALFDQSTVQRYVGYFTRTLQAMVDNDQAVLEHTPLVDPRERQQLLFDLNATDVNYNLDQTLHGMFEAQVTRTPQAIAVKAGEQQMTYAELNARANQLAHHLQALGVQPDSRVAICVERGLDMVVGLYAILKAGAAYVPLDPAYPQERLAYMLEDSAPLVVLAQGSTRGLLGAVPVVDLDQPCWQHQPVANPDAAGATAYVIYTSGSTGQPKGVINEHAGVVNRLLWMQDEYGLKAHDAVLQKTPFSFDVSVWEFFWPLFTGARLVMARPGGHKDPQYLCDVIEAEQITTLHFVPSMLDVFLAHGDVRQAAGLVRVMCSGEALPGSLVRRFKQQLPGSALHNLYGPTEAAVDVTAWNCAGVVTPDNTPIGKPIANTRMYLLDSQLQPVPLGVVGELFIGGVQVARGYLNRPELTAERFLDDPFINGRMYRTGDVGRYLPDGNIEYLGRNDDQVKIRGLRIELGEIQARLTEYPSINEAAVVAREQRLVAYYTGAYSEIDALRSHLLRHLPEFMVPAMFVHLDALPLSPNGKLDRKALPEPDLDSMVVREYEAPQGDTEIALASLWAELLNVERVGRHDNFFELGGHSLLAVSLMGRMRRLGLSADVKVLFGQPTLSALAAALGGGREVAVPANGIAPDCTYITPDMLALVQLDQPAIERIVACIPGGAANVQDIYPLAPLQAGILYHHRAVVEGDAYLLQAQFAFDSLVRLQAFARALQAVIQRHDVLRSSLHWDGLEEPVQVVWREALLSVETGPLPQRLDLAQAPLMRLVYTQEPQRVVATLLFHHLVMDHIALDILQHEMQAFLLGREDELGAAVPYRNYVAQTRLGVDDHETFFREMLAEIDEPTEVENLGGDEAAHLAIDLELSRRLRTQARQAGVSAASLMHLAWAHVLGKVSGREQVVFGTVMLGRLQGGEGAERAMGVFINTLPLRVDLGEHSVRTALRATHARLTQLLSHEHAPLAVAQRCSAVPVATPLFSVLFNYRHSAPQTAGVAEAWQGIELLKAQEQTNYGLSVSVDDLGEGFSLEAMGQGARRLCDYLHTALEQVVEALEHNREIAISRLPILAAAERSQLAGFNATTRTFPREHTVQRLFEAQAQARPGAVAVLHGEQVWRYGELNTRANRLAHHLLGLGVRPADNVAILLPRCIDLLVSQLAVLKCAAAYVPLDINAPAERQGFMLQDSGATWLLTRSEALVEYPARRLDLDTLALDPQPSHNPDLSQSSESVAYIMYTSGSTGTPKGVLVPHRGITRLVLNNGYADFNAADCVAFASNPAFDASTMDVWGALLNGGQVQVIDHATLLDPAAFVKPWRVRRCCLSPRRCSTNTCR, encoded by the coding sequence GTGAGCATTTCTGAGCTGTTGGCGACGCTGAAAACCAAGGACATCCAACTGGCGCTCAAAGGCGAGCAGTTGTCGGTGCAAGGCAATAAACAAGCACTGAGCGACCCGGCGACCCTCGCCGCGTTGCGCGAGCACAAACCGGCGTTGATCGCGTTGATCAAGGCCGGCGAGTACTCGACGACCAAGGCCGGCGAAGTGCAAGTGCCCGCCAATGGCATCCCGGCGGGCGCCGAGCGCATCACGCCGGCCATGCTGACCCTGTCGACCCTGAGCCAGGAGGAGATCGACCGCATCGTCGTCACGGTGGAGGGCGGTGTGGCGAATATCCAGGATATCTACCCGCTGGCGCCGTTGCAGGAAGGCATTCTGTTCCACCATGTCAGCGCCGAGCAGGGCGACCCGTACGTGATGCAGTCGCAGTTTGCGTTCGACAGCCTGGCGCGCTTCGAGGCCTTCGCCCAAGCCCTGCAACAGGTGATGAACCGCCACGACATCCTGCGTACCGGCGTGGTCTGGGACGGTTTGCAGCAACCGTCGCAAGTGGTCTGGCGCCAAGCGCAACTGCCGGTGCAGGCGTTGGTGTTGGACCCGGCTGACGGCGATATCGCCGCGCAGCTGCACGCGTTGTTTGATGCGCGCCACTATCGCCTCGACGTGACCCAGGCGCCGCTGCTGCGCCTGGTGCGTGCCGAAGATCCGGCCCATCAGCGCATCGTCGCCACCTTGCTGTTCCACCACATGGCCCTCGACCACAGCGCCCTCGAAGTGGTGTGCCATGAACTGCAGGCGTGCCTGCTGGGGCAGGGCGCCGCGCTGGGCCAGGCGGTGCCGTTTCGCAACTATGTGGCGCAGGCGCGGTTGGGGATCAGCGAGCAGGAACACGAAAGTTTCTTCCGCCAAATGCTCGGCGACATCAGTGAGCCGACCTTGCCGTTTGGTTTGCAGGACGTGCAAGGCGATGCCCGTGGGATTGCCGAAGTCAGCCTGCCGCTGGCGCCAGCGCTCGGGCTGCGTTTGCGTGCACAAGCTCGGCTGCTGGGCGTGAGCGCCGCCAGCCTGTTCCACATGGGGTGGGCGCAAGTGTTGGCTGTGCTGGCCGGTAAACAACAGGTGGTGTTCGGCACGGTCTTGATGGGCCGTATGCAAGGCAGCCATGACACGGATCGGGCGCTGGGGATCTTCATCAACACGCTGCCGTTTCGCGTGGACGTAGGCGCCGAAGACGTGCGCGCCGGGGTCAAGGCCACCCACGCGCGGTTGACTACCTTGCTGCGCCACGAGCACGCCGCCTTGGCACTCGCCCAGCGTTGCAGTGGCGTGGTGGCGCCGACACCGCTGTTCAGTGCGTTGCTCAATTACCGCCACAGTGCCCCGGCCGCCAGTGCCGCCGCCGTATCGGCCTGGCAAGGCATCGCGGCGCTCAGCGCCGAAGAACGCACCAACTACCCGCTGACCTTGAGCGTGGATGACCTCGGCGAAGGCTTTGGCTTGAGCGTGCTCGCCAGCACTTTGGTGGACCCGCAGCGTGTCTGCGCCTACCTGCAAACCGCCCTGGAAAACCTCGTGACCGCCCTGGAGCAGGCGCCGCACACGCCGCTCAATCACGTCTCGGTAGTACCCGCCGCCGAGCAACAACAGCTGCTGCAGCAGTTCAACGCGACCCAGGTCGAGTTCCCCCAAGGCACCACCTTGCACGGGCGTATCGAAGCCCAGGCCGCGCGCACGCCCGAGGCCATCGCCGCCGTGCACCAAGGCCGCCAACTGACTTACGCCGAGCTGAACCAGCAAGCCAACCTGTTGGCCCATCACCTGCTGGCGCTGGGGGTCAAGCCCGACGACCGCGTGGCCATCGTCGCCCGCCGTGGCCTGGACACCCTGGCCGGGTTGCTGGCGATCCTCAAGGCCGGCGCCTGCTATGTGCCGGTGGACCCGTCCCACCCGGCCGAGCGTCTGAATTACCTGCTGACCGACAGTGACCCGGTGGCGGTGCTGACCCAACAGGCGCTGCTGGATCGCCTGCCCGCGCTGGACGTGCCGGTGATCAACCTCGACCGCTTCACCTGGCAGCACCATTCGGCGAGTAACCCCAAGGTCAATGTCACGCCATCGAACCTCGCCTATGTGATTTACACCTCCGGCTCCACCGGCCTGCCCAAAGGCGTGATGGTCGAACACCACACCGTGGCCAACCTGGTGGACTGGCATTGCCGCGCGTTTGACCTGTGCGCCGGGCGCCACACCGCCAGCGTCGCCGGTTTCGGCTTTGACGCGATGGCCTGGGAAGTGTGGCCGGCGCTGTGTGTCGGCGCGACCTTGCACCTGCCGCCGGCCAATGACGGCGCCGAAGACATCGACGCCTTGCTCGCCTGGTGGTGCGCGCAACCGTTGGACGTGTGCTTCCTGCCCACGCCGGTGGCCGAGTACGCCTTCAGCCAGCAGATCGAACACCCCACGCTGCGTACCTTGCTGATCGGCGGCGATCGTCTGCGCCAGTTCGCGCGGGCCCAGCGTTTCGAGTTGATCAACAACTACGGGCCGACCGAAGCCACGGTGGTCGCCACTTCCGGCAAGGTCGAAGTGGGCCAGCCGTTGCATATCGGCACACCTATCGCGAATGCCACGGTGTACCTGCTGGACGAACAGCAACGCCCGGTGCCGTTGGGTGTCGCCGGTGAGCTGTATGTGGGCGGCAAAGGCGTGGCGCGCGGTTACCTGAATCGCCCGGAGCTGACGGCCGAGCGCTTCCTGCAAGACCCGTTCAACGCCGGGCGCATGTACCGCACTGGCGACCTGGCGCGCTGGTTGCCGGACGGCAACATTGAATACCTGGGGCGTAACGACGACCAGGTGAAGGTCCGTGGCGTGCGCATCGAGTTGGGCGAGATTGAAACCCAACTCAACCAACTGCCGGGCATTCAGGAGGCGGTGGTGTGGGTCCGTGAAGAGCGGTTGATCGCCTACTTCACTGCAAACCCCCAGCTCGACCCACTGGCCGTCGGCGATATCCGCGCCCATCTGGTCGCGCATTTGCCGGACTATATGGTTCCGGTCGCCTACGTGAAACTCGATGCATTGCCGCTCACCGCCAACGGCAAACTCGACCGCAAGGCCTTGCCGGCGCCGGACATGGCCGCCGTATTTACCCGCGAGTACCAGGCGCCCCAAGGCGAGATCGAAACCGTGCTCGCACACATCTGGGCTGATGTGCTGCAAGTAGAGCGCGTTGGGCGTCGCGATCATTTCTTTGAATTGGGCGGGCATTCGCTGCTGGCGATGCGCATGGTTTCCCAGGTGCGTCAGCGCCTGGGTGTCGAGCTGAGCCTCGGCGACCTGTTTGCCAATGCCGAGCTGGCGGCGGTCGCCGAAGTGCTCGCCCGGGCGGGGCGCAGCACGTTGCCGGATATCTTGCCCGCTAACCGTGATGAAGACGTGCCGCTGTCCTTCGCCCAGCAGCGCCTGTGGTTCCTGGCACTGATGGACGGCGCCAACACCGCCTACAACATTCCCATCGGCCTGCGTTTGCGCGGGCAGCTGCATGTCGAGGCGCTGCAACGGGCGCTGGCGCGTATCGTCGCGCGCCACGAAACCCTGCGCAGTCGCTTCGCCCAACACGGCGACGACGCTCAGGTGCTGATTGTGCCCGCCGAAGACGTGCTGCCGTTGCAAGTGCAGGACCTGCGCCGCCATCCACAACCCCAGCAGGCGCTGGACGCCTTGATCCAAGGCGAAGCCTCGGCACCGTTCGACCTGGAGCGCGGCCCGTTGCTGCGCGGGCGGTTGGTGGTGATGGCCGACGATCACCATGTGCTGTTGCTGACCCTGCACCACATCGTCTCCGATGGCTGGTCGATGGGCGTGCTCACCCGTGAGCTGATGGCGCTGTACCAAGCCTTCAGCCACGGCCTGCCCGACCCGTTGCCGGCACTGCCGATCCAGTACGGCGACTTTGCCGTGTGGCAGCGTTTGTGGCTGAGCGGCGAAGTGCTGCAGCGCCAAAGCACGTATTGGCAACAGGCCCTGGCCGGGGCGCCGGCGCTGCTCACGCTACCAACGGACCGCCCGCGCCCGGCGCAACAGGACTACGCCGGCAGCAGCGTCGAAGTGCGCCTGGATGAACGCCTCACCGCCGGGCTCAAGGCCTTGAGCCAACGCCATGGCACCACGCTGTACATGACCTTGATGAGCGCCTGGGCCTCGCTATTGGCGCGGCTGTCCGGGCAGCCGGACCTGGTGATCGGCTCGCCGGTGGCCAACCGTACACGCAGCGAAGTCGAAGGGCTGATCGGCCTGTTCGTCAACACCCTGGCGGTGCGCATCGACACCTCGGGCGCGTTGAGCACCGAGGCACTGTTGGCGCGGGTCAGGGCGTTGACGCTTGAAGCCCAAGCCCATCAGGACCTGCCGTTCGAGCAGGTGGTGGAAATCACCCGGCCGGTGCGTAGCCTGGCCCACAGCCCGTTGTTCCAGACCTTGCTGAGCTGGCAGGACAGCAGCGCGCCGACCCTGGCGTTGGGTGACCTGGCCCTGGAAGGCATCGTCGAGAGTAGCCACTTTGCCAAGTTCGACCTGTCGCTGAACCTCGGCGAAGTGCAGGGCAGTATTTTGGGCGCGTTGGAATATGCGGTGGCGTTGTTTGATCAATCGACCGTGCAGCGTTACGTCGGCTATTTCACGCGCACCCTACAGGCGATGGTCGATAACGATCAGGCCGTGCTTGAACACACGCCGCTGGTGGATCCGCGTGAGCGTCAGCAGTTGCTGTTTGATTTGAATGCCACTGACGTCAATTACAACCTCGACCAAACCCTGCACGGGATGTTCGAGGCGCAGGTCACGCGCACGCCGCAGGCGATTGCGGTCAAGGCTGGCGAGCAGCAGATGACCTATGCCGAGCTGAATGCGCGGGCCAACCAGTTGGCCCATCACCTGCAGGCGTTGGGCGTGCAACCGGATTCGCGGGTGGCGATCTGCGTGGAGCGGGGCTTGGACATGGTCGTTGGCCTGTACGCGATCCTCAAGGCCGGCGCCGCGTATGTGCCGCTGGACCCGGCTTATCCGCAAGAGCGCCTTGCCTACATGCTGGAAGATAGCGCGCCGCTGGTGGTGTTGGCGCAGGGCTCCACGCGCGGGTTGCTGGGCGCGGTGCCGGTGGTCGATCTGGACCAGCCCTGCTGGCAGCACCAGCCGGTCGCTAACCCCGATGCAGCGGGCGCGACGGCTTATGTGATCTACACCTCCGGCTCCACCGGCCAGCCCAAAGGCGTGATCAACGAACACGCCGGGGTGGTCAACCGGTTGCTGTGGATGCAGGACGAATACGGCCTCAAGGCGCATGACGCGGTGCTGCAGAAAACCCCATTCAGCTTCGACGTGTCGGTGTGGGAGTTCTTCTGGCCGCTGTTTACCGGCGCGCGCCTGGTGATGGCGCGCCCAGGCGGGCACAAAGACCCGCAGTACCTGTGCGACGTGATCGAGGCCGAACAGATCACCACGCTGCACTTTGTGCCGTCGATGCTGGATGTATTCCTGGCCCACGGTGATGTGCGCCAGGCGGCCGGGCTGGTGCGTGTGATGTGCAGCGGCGAAGCTTTGCCGGGCAGCCTGGTGCGGCGTTTCAAGCAGCAGTTGCCGGGCAGTGCGTTGCATAACCTGTATGGCCCGACGGAAGCGGCGGTGGACGTGACGGCGTGGAATTGCGCGGGCGTGGTGACGCCGGACAACACGCCGATTGGCAAGCCCATCGCCAACACGCGCATGTACCTGCTCGACAGCCAGTTGCAGCCGGTGCCGTTGGGTGTGGTCGGTGAGTTGTTTATCGGTGGTGTGCAAGTGGCGCGCGGTTATCTGAACCGGCCTGAACTGACGGCCGAGCGCTTCCTTGACGACCCGTTTATCAATGGGCGGATGTACCGCACCGGTGACGTCGGGCGCTACTTGCCGGACGGTAACATCGAGTATTTGGGGCGCAATGATGACCAGGTGAAGATCCGTGGTTTACGCATCGAGTTGGGTGAGATCCAAGCCCGCCTGACCGAGTATCCGTCGATTAATGAAGCAGCGGTTGTCGCCCGTGAACAACGCCTGGTGGCTTATTACACCGGCGCATACAGCGAAATCGATGCGCTGCGCAGTCACCTGCTGCGGCACCTGCCGGAGTTTATGGTACCGGCGATGTTTGTCCATCTCGACGCCTTGCCGCTGAGCCCCAACGGCAAGCTCGACCGTAAAGCCTTGCCCGAACCGGACCTGGATTCGATGGTGGTGCGCGAGTACGAGGCGCCTCAGGGCGATACCGAAATTGCCCTGGCCAGCCTGTGGGCCGAGTTGCTCAACGTGGAACGCGTGGGCCGCCACGACAACTTCTTCGAATTGGGTGGGCATTCGCTGCTGGCCGTCAGCCTGATGGGGCGCATGCGCCGCCTTGGGTTGTCGGCGGACGTCAAAGTGCTGTTTGGCCAGCCGACCTTGTCTGCGTTGGCGGCGGCGCTGGGTGGTGGGCGTGAAGTGGCGGTGCCGGCGAATGGCATTGCACCCGACTGCACCTACATCACCCCGGACATGTTGGCGCTGGTCCAGTTGGATCAGCCGGCTATCGAGCGCATTGTCGCCTGTATCCCAGGCGGCGCGGCGAATGTGCAGGACATCTACCCGCTGGCGCCGTTGCAGGCCGGCATTCTCTATCACCATCGCGCAGTAGTGGAAGGCGATGCGTACCTGCTGCAGGCGCAGTTTGCGTTCGACAGCCTCGTACGGCTGCAAGCGTTTGCCCGGGCGTTGCAGGCGGTGATCCAGCGCCATGATGTGCTGCGTTCATCCTTGCACTGGGACGGCCTGGAAGAACCGGTGCAGGTGGTTTGGCGTGAAGCCTTGTTAAGCGTCGAAACCGGGCCGCTGCCGCAGCGTCTCGACCTGGCTCAAGCCCCGCTGATGCGCTTGGTTTACACCCAGGAACCGCAGCGGGTGGTCGCAACTTTGCTGTTCCATCACCTGGTGATGGACCACATCGCACTGGACATCCTGCAGCACGAAATGCAGGCGTTTTTGTTGGGCCGAGAGGATGAGTTGGGCGCTGCGGTGCCGTACCGCAATTACGTGGCCCAGACCCGTTTGGGTGTTGACGATCACGAAACGTTCTTTCGCGAAATGCTCGCTGAGATCGACGAACCCACCGAGGTCGAAAACCTGGGCGGCGATGAAGCAGCCCATCTAGCGATTGACCTTGAGTTAAGCCGGCGCCTGCGTACCCAGGCCCGCCAAGCGGGCGTGAGCGCCGCCAGCCTGATGCACCTGGCCTGGGCCCATGTGCTGGGCAAGGTCAGCGGCCGCGAGCAGGTGGTATTCGGCACCGTGATGCTTGGCCGCCTGCAAGGTGGCGAAGGCGCCGAGCGCGCCATGGGGGTGTTTATCAACACCTTGCCGTTGCGAGTCGACCTAGGGGAACACTCGGTGCGTACAGCCTTACGCGCCACCCATGCCCGCCTGACTCAACTGCTCAGCCATGAGCACGCGCCGCTGGCAGTGGCCCAGCGTTGCAGCGCGGTGCCGGTGGCGACGCCGTTGTTCAGCGTGCTGTTCAACTACCGCCACAGTGCGCCGCAAACCGCTGGCGTGGCCGAAGCGTGGCAGGGTATTGAGCTGCTCAAGGCGCAGGAACAGACCAATTACGGCTTGTCGGTGAGTGTGGATGACCTCGGTGAGGGTTTCAGTCTGGAAGCCATGGGGCAGGGCGCCCGGCGGTTGTGTGACTACCTGCACACTGCACTTGAGCAGGTGGTTGAGGCGCTGGAACACAACCGTGAAATCGCCATCAGCCGCCTGCCGATCCTGGCGGCCGCAGAGCGCAGCCAGCTGGCGGGCTTCAACGCCACCACCCGCACGTTCCCCCGTGAACACACGGTGCAGCGCCTGTTCGAAGCCCAGGCCCAGGCGCGCCCCGGCGCCGTGGCAGTGCTGCATGGCGAGCAGGTGTGGCGCTACGGTGAACTCAACACCCGCGCCAACCGTCTGGCCCATCACCTGCTGGGCTTGGGTGTGCGCCCCGCCGATAACGTGGCGATCCTGCTGCCGCGCTGCATCGACCTGCTGGTCAGCCAACTGGCCGTGCTCAAATGCGCGGCGGCCTATGTGCCGCTGGACATCAACGCACCGGCCGAACGCCAGGGCTTTATGCTGCAGGACAGCGGCGCGACGTGGCTGTTGACGCGCAGCGAGGCGCTCGTTGAATATCCGGCCCGGCGCCTGGACCTGGACACCCTGGCCCTCGACCCGCAACCGAGCCATAACCCGGACTTGTCGCAGTCTTCCGAGAGCGTGGCGTACATCATGTACACCTCCGGCTCCACCGGCACGCCCAAGGGCGTCTTGGTGCCGCATCGCGGTATCACGCGGCTGGTGCTCAACAACGGCTACGCCGACTTCAACGCCGCGGATTGTGTGGCCTTCGCCTCCAACCCGGCGTTCGACGCCAGCACCATGGACGTGTGGGGCGCGTTGCTCAATGGCGGCCAGGTGCAGGTGATCGACCACGCCACCTTGCTCGACCCAGCGGCATTCGTGAAGCCTTGGAGGGTGCGACGGTGCTGTTTGTCACCACGGCGCTGTTCAACCAATACGTGCAGATGA
- a CDS encoding AMP-binding protein: MQDPFNPGALMYRTGDLGRWTADGLLECLGRNDDQVKIVVSALSG; the protein is encoded by the coding sequence GTGCAAGACCCGTTCAACCCAGGCGCCTTGATGTACCGCACCGGCGACCTCGGTCGCTGGACGGCGGACGGCTTGCTTGAGTGCCTTGGGCGCAATGACGATCAGGTCAAAATCGTGGTTTCCGCATTGAGTGGGTGA
- a CDS encoding non-ribosomal peptide synthetase, which yields MLAREDVPGDKRLVAYFTWAGEPVGIDSVRAHLQGQLPDYMLPSAYVPLAHLPLTANGKIDRKALPAPSVDAMNSREFEAPSDALELTLAQLWAEVLKLEQVGRHDSFFELGGHSLLAIRLVNLMEAAGLQVSLAELFEHASVASVAAMLQQRTDEPVRDTSVITVRSRGAQPPLFLVHEFSGMDVYFPALGQHLPGDYPIYGLPGAALGDSHLNTMEGLAARMVGLIRGIQPHGPYRLAGWSFGGVLAYEVAMQLLGLDEAVAFLGLIDSYVPRMTDQGKARWHGPDALKRHLLLQCTAYWTAQGGVDELARLEHLEAGIGQLDFAGLLQRCRDEGLLYAQMAAAADADLLSFIEREVGHGHALAHYSLFPLPVAVHLFSAMQRTTELSRRSDTLGWQDALAPGQLRQVQVPGDHQSMMQAPHIQALGRAMTEVLAVGVPVAEAAHQPLLRIQSGRAGYAPVFCVPGAGDSVTGFVGLSEALGRDWPLLGLQPRGLDGEAVPHSQVEAAAQCYLAALAQECPQGPVHLVGHSFGGWVALEMALRLQAMGREVASLTVIDSESPGGLGKPYTTTAALLRLIEAMQLAAGKPLGIDPVEFAERDEVAQRQWLHAGMVGVGLLPGRSAVDAMDGPARTYAAALRTVYRPLQRYNGVVRLVLAEDPSLDAAGNQREQGLMVEGWRRQGSGLQVWYGPGNHFTLLKAPNVLGLARWWVEGVVIGECNVSQTRNARGIGGCHRPCRLHRSSTRRRAAIPHRHG from the coding sequence GTGCTGGCGCGTGAGGACGTGCCGGGCGACAAGCGCCTGGTGGCGTATTTCACCTGGGCTGGCGAACCCGTCGGCATCGACAGCGTGCGCGCGCATCTGCAAGGCCAATTACCGGACTACATGCTGCCGTCGGCGTATGTGCCGCTGGCGCATTTGCCGCTGACGGCCAATGGCAAGATTGACCGTAAAGCGTTGCCGGCCCCCAGCGTTGACGCGATGAATAGTCGCGAGTTTGAAGCACCGAGCGATGCGTTGGAGCTGACCCTGGCGCAGCTGTGGGCTGAGGTCTTGAAGCTGGAACAGGTTGGGCGGCATGACAGCTTCTTTGAACTGGGCGGGCATTCGTTGCTGGCGATTCGGCTGGTCAACCTGATGGAAGCGGCGGGGTTGCAGGTGTCCCTGGCTGAGCTGTTCGAGCATGCCAGCGTGGCCTCGGTCGCCGCGATGCTGCAACAACGTACGGATGAACCGGTGCGTGACACCTCGGTGATCACCGTGCGCAGCCGTGGCGCGCAACCGCCGCTGTTCCTGGTCCACGAATTCAGTGGCATGGACGTGTACTTCCCGGCGCTGGGTCAGCACCTGCCCGGTGACTATCCCATCTACGGCTTGCCGGGCGCGGCGCTTGGCGACTCGCACCTGAACACCATGGAAGGCCTGGCGGCGCGCATGGTCGGGCTGATTCGGGGTATCCAGCCCCATGGGCCGTACCGGCTCGCAGGCTGGTCGTTTGGCGGCGTGTTGGCCTATGAAGTGGCGATGCAGTTGTTGGGGCTGGATGAGGCGGTGGCCTTCCTCGGTTTGATCGACAGTTACGTGCCGCGCATGACCGACCAAGGCAAGGCGCGTTGGCACGGGCCGGATGCGCTCAAGCGGCATTTGCTGTTGCAGTGCACGGCGTATTGGACAGCACAAGGAGGTGTGGATGAGCTGGCGAGGCTTGAACACTTGGAGGCGGGCATTGGACAGCTGGACTTTGCGGGTCTGCTGCAACGCTGTCGCGATGAAGGTTTGCTATACGCGCAAATGGCAGCGGCTGCGGACGCGGACCTCTTGAGTTTTATCGAGCGAGAGGTCGGGCATGGGCATGCGTTGGCGCATTACAGCCTGTTCCCATTGCCGGTTGCGGTGCACCTGTTCAGCGCTATGCAACGGACGACCGAGTTGTCCCGGCGCAGTGACACGCTGGGTTGGCAGGACGCGTTGGCGCCGGGGCAATTGCGCCAGGTGCAGGTGCCGGGGGATCACCAGAGCATGATGCAGGCGCCGCATATCCAGGCGTTGGGCCGTGCGATGACTGAGGTGTTGGCGGTGGGTGTGCCGGTCGCTGAGGCGGCGCATCAACCGTTGTTGCGTATTCAGAGTGGGCGGGCGGGGTATGCGCCGGTGTTTTGTGTGCCCGGCGCGGGGGACAGCGTCACCGGGTTTGTGGGGTTGAGCGAGGCCCTGGGGCGCGACTGGCCTTTGTTGGGTTTGCAGCCACGAGGCTTGGATGGCGAGGCGGTGCCGCATAGCCAGGTGGAAGCGGCGGCGCAGTGTTATCTGGCGGCGCTGGCGCAGGAGTGCCCGCAGGGGCCGGTGCATTTGGTTGGGCATTCGTTTGGCGGCTGGGTGGCGTTGGAGATGGCGCTGCGGCTGCAGGCGATGGGCCGTGAGGTGGCGTCGTTGACGGTTATTGACAGTGAATCGCCTGGGGGTTTGGGTAAGCCTTATACGACCACGGCGGCGTTGTTGCGGTTGATCGAGGCGATGCAGTTGGCGGCTGGGAAGCCGTTGGGCATAGACCCGGTGGAGTTTGCCGAGCGTGATGAAGTGGCGCAGCGCCAATGGCTGCATGCAGGGATGGTGGGCGTGGGGTTGTTGCCGGGGCGCTCTGCGGTGGATGCCATGGATGGGCCGGCGCGCACGTATGCGGCGGCGTTGCGCACGGTGTATCGACCTTTGCAGCGTTATAACGGGGTGGTGCGGTTGGTGTTGGCTGAGGATCCTTCGCTGGATGCGGCGGGGAATCAGCGGGAGCAGGGGTTGATGGTTGAGGGGTGGCGGCGGCAGGGGAGCGGGTTGCAGGTTTGGTATGGGCCGGGGAACCACTTTACGTTGCTTAAGGCGCCGAATGTGTTGGGGTTGGCGCGGTGGTGGGTTGAGGGGGTGGTGATTGGGGAGTGTAACGTTTCGCAAACTCGGAATGCTCGCGGTATTGGCGGTTGCCATCGGCCTTGTCGTCTACACCGTTCAAGCACCCGCCGACGCGCCGCAATACCTCACCGCCACGGCTGA